A single Arachidicoccus sp. BS20 DNA region contains:
- the lipB gene encoding lipoyl(octanoyl) transferase LipB gives MNRVLFKDLGKMPYKAAWDFQEEKLLQKSALKREGKADEITNELFFVEHNHVYTLGKSGHEENVLLNEEQLAKKGIEYFRSNRGGDITYHGPGQIVGYPIFDLEQFKTDLSWYLRSLEEVFIRTIAEYGIKGERSKGETGVWIEPDRKGYERKICALGIRCSRWITMHGFALNVNTNLDYFNFIIPCGIQNKQVTSIQKELGKTVPMEEVKEKIKRHFKDIFELELA, from the coding sequence ATGAATCGTGTACTTTTCAAAGATTTGGGCAAAATGCCATACAAAGCCGCGTGGGATTTTCAGGAAGAAAAATTGTTACAGAAATCCGCTTTAAAACGCGAAGGCAAAGCCGACGAAATTACCAACGAACTGTTCTTTGTAGAACACAATCACGTTTATACTTTAGGCAAAAGCGGACATGAAGAAAATGTGTTACTGAATGAAGAACAATTGGCAAAAAAAGGCATCGAATATTTTCGCAGCAATCGCGGCGGCGATATTACCTATCACGGTCCGGGACAAATTGTTGGTTATCCTATTTTTGATTTGGAACAATTCAAGACAGATTTGAGTTGGTACTTGCGCAGTCTGGAAGAAGTCTTCATTCGCACCATTGCGGAATACGGCATTAAAGGCGAGCGCAGCAAAGGCGAAACCGGCGTGTGGATTGAACCCGACCGCAAAGGTTACGAACGCAAAATATGCGCGTTGGGCATTCGATGCAGCCGATGGATTACAATGCACGGCTTCGCACTCAATGTGAACACCAATTTAGATTATTTCAACTTCATCATTCCCTGCGGCATCCAAAACAAGCAGGTTACTTCCATTCAGAAAGAATTAGGCAAAACAGTTCCGATGGAAGAAGTAAAAGAAAAAATAAAACGCCATTTCAAAGACATCTTTGAATTAGAATTAGCTTAA
- a CDS encoding Fic family protein codes for MKPPYTITDKILHSVVAVSEKIGAVNISHLYKPATELRKKNRIKTIQSSLEIEGNTLTEEQITALLENKRVIAPKKDIIEVKNAIKVYAQLQKFNPYQLKDLERAHAILMNGLIDNAGKLRTKNVGIVKGSQVKHLAPNGTMVRGLMKDLFAYLKNSKELLLIKSCVFHYEFEFIHPFIDGNGRMGRLWQTLILMQQYPVFEFLPVEHLIKQRQKTYYAKLSEADSKGNSTPFIEFMLDIISEALDELLQSQNKTLYAEDRIQLFKEKIGKNKFVRKDYLQAFKHISAPTASRDLKWATEQNIIIKFGEQRLTEYRFK; via the coding sequence ATGAAACCGCCATACACCATTACCGATAAAATATTGCATTCTGTTGTCGCTGTTTCGGAAAAAATAGGCGCTGTCAACATTTCCCATTTGTATAAGCCCGCAACAGAACTGCGCAAAAAGAACCGCATAAAAACCATTCAATCTTCATTGGAAATTGAGGGAAATACTTTGACGGAAGAACAAATTACTGCATTATTGGAAAACAAGCGCGTGATTGCGCCAAAGAAAGATATTATCGAAGTAAAAAACGCCATAAAGGTTTATGCTCAATTGCAAAAATTCAATCCATATCAACTGAAAGATTTAGAAAGAGCGCACGCAATTCTGATGAACGGACTGATTGACAATGCAGGCAAATTAAGAACGAAGAATGTAGGTATTGTAAAAGGTTCGCAGGTTAAACACCTTGCTCCAAACGGAACAATGGTTCGCGGCTTAATGAAAGATTTATTTGCTTACCTGAAAAACAGCAAAGAACTATTGCTCATCAAAAGCTGCGTGTTTCATTATGAGTTTGAATTTATTCATCCGTTTATTGACGGCAACGGCAGAATGGGCAGATTGTGGCAAACATTAATTTTAATGCAACAATATCCTGTGTTTGAATTTTTGCCTGTTGAGCATTTGATTAAGCAACGCCAGAAAACATATTATGCAAAGCTTTCCGAAGCAGACAGCAAAGGCAATTCTACGCCGTTCATCGAATTTATGTTGGACATTATTTCGGAAGCATTGGACGAACTTCTTCAATCGCAAAACAAAACCCTTTATGCAGAAGACAGAATACAATTATTCAAAGAAAAAATCGGCAAAAATAAATTCGTAAGAAAAGATTATCTGCAAGCATTTAAGCACATTTCCGCGCCTACGGCAAGCCGCGATTTGAAATGGGCAACGGAACAAAATATCATCATCAAATTCGGCGAACAACGATTAACAGAATATCGGTTTAAATAG